AAATTTTTCAAGAATGGGGAGACCTGGAGGAGGTTACAGCAGGTGAGAGGTGCTGGCAGTCAGCTCAGAGGACTCACACTAGCCACTCAGCAAGAGAGGTGATTGTGGCTTAAGTGCTTTACTCAGGCCCAGAAGCAATTCTGTTTATCCTCATAAGGTGACAGGAATAATTCATGAAGTAGGTGTTATTATTACACCCATTTTATAAACAAGAaaacagagggcagacagaataatTTTCCTACTCACACGGCTATTAAAGGATGGAACCAGGTCTGTACGACTCCAAAATCCAAGCTTTTAAACAAGCACAGGTCTAACTCAAACACTAAAAACTCAATCATTACATTACTCTCTGGTGGAAACGGACAAAGTTAATTTGCGAGTTGTCAGAAGGGTAGAACAGCCTTGGCCTCTGCCTCAGGTATGAACTTTTTAAATACAGTAAATAATACAAATTTGTGACAGTACAATACATAAAGAGCTTCCGgtattttcatttaaagtttgggggggggggtgtgtgtgtgtgtgtgtgtgtgtccggtattttcatttaaagtttggtgtgtgtgtgtgtgtgtgtgtgtgtgtgtgtgtgtgtaggtacaTATTTCACCCAGGGGCAGTGATTCAGTATCTGCTAATTCAGTGTTCACAGTGACTTTATAACGCATGAGAACTGACTGTGATGCTGCCAACATTCTCTGCAGCATATCAACTCCTAGATACACATATACTTATTTCTAGTAAGATATGCTTTCATGTTAGATTGATAGTGAAGAAGAATCCATGAAAATTTGCCTGTTGCCAACTTTAGCAGAAGTCATTTTTATCTCATGATTACCTTAAATATCAAAGCAAGATGATTGGAGTGTTTTTCTGCATTCCAAGGTGGTTTAGCACAAGCCATTTCTATAATAGCACAGCCAACGCTCCATACATCACAGCTCCTACCATACTGCTGACCTCTTAGGACCTAAAATAAAGCAGAGTTAACTTGGAAATATGACTCactagaaaaagagaaagccaTTCTTTATTTATGGGTTCTGGTTTTTCTACTTCAGAGAAAAACAGGGGTACAAAGAGCAATTCCATAGACTATCTGTGATTTTATTAATAAGCTTAATTAATTTCCCATGTGGCACAAATACGTTTTGGAGAACTGTGAGCTTCTAAAGCAGAGTCATATCAGAATTTCAAAGCCACCTCAGTACACTTAGTAAACTCAAGGGGACAACTAGTGATCACTGTGTATGAACATGAAGAGCTCTGAACACAACGGAAGAGACCAGGTTCAGAACACAGTTATTTTGTATGTACTTTAGGTTTGCCAGGAAAAAAGTGCTATAAATTACCCAATAATTCTTTTTTAGAAATAGGCATTAATAGATTTGcctagaagaaggcaatggcaacccactccagtactcttggctggaaaaacccatggacggaggagcctggtaggctgcggtccatgggggcactaagagtcggacacaactgagcgacttcactttcacttttcactttcacgcattgaggaaggaaatggcaacccactccagtgtccttgcctggagaatcccagggacaggggaacctcgtgggctgccgtctgtggggtcgcacagagttggacacgactgaagcgacttagcagcagaagcagcagcagatttgCCTAAAGGCTATGGAAAGGCAGGTATTAAGGGCCTGAAGATCAAGGATATCATCAAAACCTTAGTTTTAGGGCTGTGGACTTCCAGTTAGTAAGCACATACAGGATAACACTGCAAAATTATTTAGTGTAACACTGCCACACAGAgctccaaaatattttctttcatcacactCAGAGTTGCTTCTCACCTCAGGTGCCATAAATGCAATTGTCCCCAGTAACTGTCCCTGAAACTCTCCTGCACCGGTTCCTTTTGATGCCAGCCTGGCTGCAGCTCCAAAGTCAGCAATTCTCAGTCTCTGACCTGTGCTGTCAATGAGCAAATTGGCACCTGCCAACAGAAACAGCAAATAACCTTCTATGTTAAAAACAACAGATTAAAAACTCAGTAAAATGCTACTAATGAAATAGGACAATGACAAAAGAAAGACCCCATGTCAGAGAAATCTACTCTCCTTCCCAGTTCACTTCATTAGTAAAGGTATATAGTTCTCcgcaatgtaaaataaataaaatccaaagcCTCAGAGGGAAAATGGGGTAAAACATCAAGGCATTAGGAATAAAAGCAGAGATTTTGTGAAACTTTAGTGTTAAGCCTTTAATATAATGATTCCTAGCAAAATCTTTCCTCAGAGTTCAATTTTTAGTGTAGTTTACACTTTTAAGACAAAGTTCTGTTTAAACATACTGACCCAGATAGACCAATTCAGACTTTATACTGTAATTTCATAATTATagcttaataaaaaattaatgttaTAGAAAGGCATTCATGTCAGAAAGCCAAGTTGCTTTTTTTATCTGGCCATGCCACCCAGCTTACGAGATCTCGGTTCCCCATCTacagatcgaacccaggcctcggcagtgaaagcgtgaagttctaaccactgtaccaccagggaattccccaaagtTGATTTTAATAAACCAAACTGCAACAGATTTGAGAGGTGCTTTCTTAAAAGAAGTTTATAATATCccagttattttaaataaaaccaaGAACAGAAACCTTTGGGGAAGCAGTACATCATGAGACCAAGATGGGGGAATCAGAGACCTGTATTTTGTACTCAGTTTGCCACCAATTAGCCGTAAGACTGTGTAAAAGTCACAGCTTAAGGAAGGCAGGATATATTATCCTAAAAGTTCTTTTCACTTCTGGTAATTCTAATGATTTACTTAGGAGAAATTTGAGTACTCAGGAGAGATTTGGAGGAAAAAATCCCATAGTGGAGCTCAAGTTAGAAACTATCAACAAAGCTCCaagttttaaaatgacatttgttTTCTGCTTATTGGTAATAAGCAGATAGTAATGAAAAGAATTCTTACCTTTGACATCTCTGTGAATGATCTGGTTTTCATGGAGATATGAAAGGCCACGAAGTAATTGCTCAGTATAGTTAATAACTACCGACTCCTTGAAGGCTCCATATTTACTGAGCAAATGAGCCACAGATCCCCCTAAACatgtaataataatcataattttaAGCCAAAGTTAAATGGTTTATTATATACTTTGATTATATAAACTTGCAGTGCATGAGCTcacatttgaaatatttatcaTCTGCATCAGAAGTGAAACTGATTTAAAAACTAACACATTCCAGTAATCTTAAAGTCTATCAATTAGGAGACATTTTCATGGAACCTGCATGAACTGGTTTTCTGGAAAGTCAAGATTTCAGAAACCTTTAAAAGTTAACAATTTTAGATGGAACTATTTCTCATATGTACAATTCACCTCTTTTTGACCAAGATACACAAAATGCCTTTCTTATATACTTAAGTAAACAGTGAAATACTTAAGTAAAAAGAATGGGAGGAGCCAGAAGAACCCAGAATTAGGCTTCCTATCTCACTCAGTAAGCCTCTTCTAGAAGTATTTATAGTCaacacatatacaaccatcatagtcaacacatatacaaccatcaaCCACCTACAACCAACATCAGAGAATATAGTAAATAACTGATTTGTAAATAGAAATATCCTCTTCAAACACAAAAGATCTAAGAAGTTAAACCAAGCACTTTTGTATTCATTACACCCCAAGTCatttattttactgtatataTTTTACTGTATTATGCTGTGTAATACAGAATAAAACTCTGCTTGTTAAAGCAGATGACAAGGTTCAACTTTATGCTTCAGTGCTAGTATACGTGTAAGTTTTAAAAGCTGtatcttcatttcatttttatagttATGTTAAAAtatctcatgctgctgctactgctgctaagtcgcttcagtcgtgtccgactctgtgcgaccccatagacggcagcccaccaggccccgccgtccctgggattctccaggcaagaacactggagtgccatTTAAATCTATCCAATTAAAGATGGCCAACTGGACATATATGGATCTTATCACAGAAGGTTTGAATAATTATTCCTATAAAACAATGGCACACAATCATTTTAAAAGACACACTGTAAAAGTTTAAAagataatgaatattttatttatatttaaatgaacaaaatatttacAGTTTACACAACTGTACTGTTAGAGCAATTTGCTTTTAGAAAcctatttaataaaataagtgTTCATTAAACTTTTTCCTAAATTTAGTATCAAGCAAAAGTTAAATCtatgtattcttttctatttaaaacatGGACATACCTGCCATCCATTCAATGAAGAGATTATAATTGCTCTTCTCGCATGTGGCTCCCAACATCCTAATGATGTTTGGATGATTCAGATGGCTCATCATTCTTATCTCTTCTCTTAATGCTTCTACTACTTCTTCTTGCTCAGAAGATGTATTTCTGACATATGTCACctgtttcaataaacatttatataaagttctgaATCCTGAtgagtttttatttataattttcattaacAATCTGATATAAAATGGACAAACCCAAATTAGCTTATATATCAATAGGAGATTGCATTTATTATGCTCATGGATGCAATGTAtatacttgttttaaaaaaaccaaGTCAAAGTCTTCTTAGATAATAAGACTAtcttgccgctgctgctaagtcgcttcagtcgtgtccgactctgtgcgaccccatagacaacagccccccaggctcccccatccctgggattctccaggcaagaacaatggagtgagttgccatttccttctccaatgcatgaaagtgaaaattcgctcagtcgtgtctgacttgtagtgaccccatggactgcagcctaccaggctcctcggtccatgggattttccaggcaagagtactggagtggggtgccactgccttctccaaagactCTATCTTAAGCAGCAGTAAACTATCAGGAGATTTGATAAAAGGCTGGGGCACAGCCACTCTTTCAAAACTGTCAGAAGACAgactaaaaaatgagaaaagaccaATCATAAGAACCAACATGACTTGAAAATGAAAACTTGACTGTTATCATATATTGATAAGCATGCTCATTATAAAGAGTAAACCATAGAAATCCCAAGGTGACACTGCACCAGTAACTTGGCTGAAGGGAGTATAAAACCATACctctaataaatataaaaaagcacAATAAGAAACACAACCTTTGTAAGGCCCATCTGGATACCACATCTTATGGTAATCATGCTTCAACTTTCAAATAGACTCATGATGCTTTTGGTGCCCTGGCAACATCTAATTTTGAAATTCAGGTTTCTGAAAACTTAAAGaactaaaatatatacacacgGGGATATACCCTTTgtttttttactcatttttataattttaatcatttataaGCTCACTAGACATTTACCTGTTTAACAGCCATTAAAGTTCCAGTTCCCACATCTTGAGCCTGATAACAAGAAGAGAAGGCGCCAAGGCCTATCTGCTGACCTTTCAGCCATTCACTGTCTTCTCTATAAGGCTGTTTTGCTTTGGTATGTCCTGGTAGAGTCTCTGGTGTCTACATAATAAATGAAAGCAATCTTTTTACTATTAAGAGTATGAGTTTGTGAAATTAGCCTAGCAAAATATTACTCTTGTTTAGTCTGGCTTCCCAAATCACCTATAAACTTGACCTCTGAAAGGACAGTGTTGGTAACCAATGTCAAATGCATAAGTGATTCACCATTGTAGAATCAACCAGAAGCGCCTCTGAAATAGGCAACAAGTATTTATGTTCAAGCAGTAATGCAAAAATTGTTGTACAATTAATTCTGTGTGAAAAATCTGCTTCTTATAGTTAACTCACATTAGAAGCCATATTTCTGAACTAGATTTATTTTATTGCATGGTCCAAGGAAACTCTAACCACTTAAAAGACTCCATACTTACATCTTGTTGAATAATGATGATATCTTCTCCATTTTCAACCTGAAGTTGAGGAACTACGGGGAGGGCATCCTGAGATGCTGACATTGCCATGGCAATCGCTAAAGCTTCTTCTTCTTCAGCTTCCATCTTTTCTTTGCACTTTTGATTATGATTCACATCATCTTTGTAGGTATcatcattttcatctttttcaggAGAGAGCACAGCAACTTCTGACTTAAAAGTTACTGTTGTGTCACTTGAAGGCATAGACGCTTCAAGAAGGTCCTCAATACTGGAGTTGAGCTCTGTACTGACATCTAATCTGCATTTCTCTTCTACTGGGGTGAACACTGTCTCGTCACTGGGTATAACAGCATTACTGCTATTGCTGCTACTGCCAAAGCTGTCATCACATTTGGACCTACTGTTCAAATCAAGTGTCATGCTGTTTTTTGAGGCATCTCCCTGTTTACTGGTATTACTTGGGGTAGGTCGAGATGGCTTTGGCCTGTGTATATTACTAGAGGGTAGGGGTCTTGACTGAGTGAAGATTGGGGAAAGTTTATCTGAGTCTTTGTTTTCAGAACAGTTTCTTTGGAACTGTAGAGAAAACTTACGCTGTGTTTGAGGAGATGCAGAAGGCATTTTGCAGGGAACAAACCCCTGAGGTCTCTGCTTAGAGAGATCTGTCCCAGTGCCAGATGGTACAGATGGGGTTGATGAAGAAGGGGTTGACAAGGCTGGGAACATTAACTGGGAatgaggagatgcaggagacgcgttCAGACACTGACTGTGGGGTCTGCCCTTTGTTTGAACCATTGGCTTTGGTTGCTCCATTGTTGTTGAATTAGGAAGTCCTACTGAAATGCTGGCCAGTCGGTCAGAAATGTCCTCTGAACTGGCACTCAATTTTGTAGCACACAGTCCTTTTCCAGGTTTCTCTAAATGGTCCATGCGTTCAAAGGAACTATTGTCCATGGCTTCTGGATAGCTGTTAGGGGCAGATGCCTGCAAAAAGCAGTCATGTCGACCATCCAAAGTGTCTTCTACGCCCAGCTGAATGGCCTCAGCAATTTCCACCTCATCTGCAATAGCCATCAAACGACGCCGCATCCTGGTAAAATGAGTGGAACTAGAAACGTTCAGCATTTCTAACAGTTTTGAAAATACATGGGGTACTGCAGTAACCATTCTTGCAGAACTCAAATATATCCTTCGGGAGAGTTTACCAACCATTGAGTGGGAATTATCAATGGACTGCAAAGCAAAGGTCAGGAGGGACAGCAGCTTCTTATACCTGAAAGAAAAAGCACATTCAATTATGAAACAAGTTAAAATTACTGCAGAGTGTATAGAAATAAAAGGGTACTACTTTACagcttttacattaaaaaaaaaaaaactgcttcagTATAAAAgatctatatattttattttaaatagcctAGACTTTAGGTGTTTGTCAATCAAATATTTGAGTACTGGTAACCTGTATGTGCTCTGAAGTTTCTGAGTCTCATTAATCTAAAATGTGTCCTTCTTGGATAGGTAATGGTCGGCGTGGGATGGGTTAggtaagaagaggaaaagaaacacattttcagaagaaaaattacCTGACTTCAACAGGCTCAGCTTGTGAAATATCAGTACTGACAATATGAGGGTAAAATTCAGCAGGAAATTCCAACAGCAGTCTATCTATGAGACAGAGCCGGCCCAGGAGTTCTTGCCAGTTGTTTGATTCAGTTTGGTTTCCAAGAATACAATTTAAGACATAATCAACACCACCAATACCAATGGATCCtacaaaaaggaaagcaaaaataactgaaaaatagtGATATTAAAACCTAAAAATATGATCAAGTTAcgtttaataaaaatattctaaattatattaattttaagaatttatcttTCAGATTAATTCCTATTTTAAATGTTGGCTGACCAAGTCAATTTATAAAATTACTTCAAAATCCTGCAACGGCCATATTAGAGATGAGATTAGACTGTCtaaggaaaatgataaaatatgctatattaattttaagtgaaaagttGTTACCAGCTTTAAGTATTTCTCTGCCAACTGCCAACTCTCCTGCTTGGCCTTTGCACAATTCCAATAGCGTTGATATAGACAGCTGACTTGTGCGACTAAAAATGAAAGGAAGCAACATCAGACTTGAGTCTTggataaaatacatattaaaaggaGAGTAGTAATGTAACGCCATGTGAAAAGGTGGGACAAAATGTTTTTCAGGACTATCACTAAAATTGCATCATTGATGTCACTATCAgtcataatatttattattagctctaatttcttaaattttaccTTATTCTCTATGTTAAACACAGAATCTTCACTACTGGTTCTTACACAAGTATTAATTTAAATATCAAACCATATAAAAGGCTTATTTTCATTATCATATAttgttaaaataagaaagaagattCCAATATTTTGATTTCTGGATTTCTGGATTTTCACTAAGAattgttaaattaaaaacaaaatcttcccATCTAaaactttatattctttttatatagcCAGAGTGACTTCTAAATATCATAAAATCTCTTTACCATATTTCTTATAATGTTCCATCATTCAAGTGACCAAACAACCTGACTTTAGAATTTCAGAGTGGACAACAAAACAATTGCTATAAAAGCACTGAaattctcaggggaaaaaaaccaaaaccccaaACCAATATGATATTAAGAAATGAAATTACTTTTCTAGGCATTTTACAAATATGTTAATTTTTCTCAGATATTTATAGTGTTCTCTCTAAGCAACAAGAAAACCTCTAATTCTTACAGTGTGTAGTCTTGTGCAGAGAGACAATGGAGGTGAAAGACAGACTTGAAAAGATGACAAACAAGTCAAAGTTAAGTGCTGAAATTGTGAGACCCTCTACAGACTATGTCTGTAGAGATTTATGTCTGTGTGATTTAGGGAGGAAGACAAAGTTGGCCTGGAAGAGCTCCCAAAGGAGGTAACTGCAGGGGCAAACTAAGGGACTCAGTGCTCCTAACCACCTGGGATCTGCTGGGACATGAAGAGATTAGAACTGCCCAATGTGTTGACTGGGTTATGCTTTTTGTATGAAAAATGGTCTTTTCCTCCCACTTtatggaaaggggaaaaaaggagagagagagagaaggaaccaGTAGTCTAATAAAAGCATAGCTCGTCATGTTCCTTTATCACCATACCTCATTTCTCTACTTTGTATTTTATACCTCCAATTAGGGCTGTTCTGTCCCTTGCTGATTTTTAAGGATATTGCAGGGATATATAGAATTATTGTTATTTGACATAAAGTGTCATAGAGTAAAATTCCATCACAAAAgtatgaagttttttttaaatctttttttttggtcctgaTAATACAAACCATGTGTAATAATTTTATTGGTTCCTATCCTGTGTAATTCATTCTCTAAAATGAGATTATACCTCATATATCAGCTATTCTTATCAACTGGATTTCAGTTTTAAgcatattactttaaaataaaagaatcacAATAATGTGGAGGTCCATGCAGTTTGTTATCCTGTTTTTCACATGCCATTAGTTCTTCTTTCTACTCCTTAAGAGCTTTAAACGTTACATGGTAATTTCAAATCTCACATTAGAAAACAATATTCCAGACCTCATTTAATAAGCATGTATCCTACACTCAGCAGGTGTGAGGCTCCGTGCTAGGCTTTTAGGACAAGCGGGTTTGAATCGGTTCATTTATAGGGCCTTACCTATTGACGTCTGCACACTTGACTAGGATGGTGTCTACAACTGGCCGGAGAAGTCTCTGCAGTTTGATTCTTTCTGCCAGACTATGGCAAGGAGTATATACTAGCATGGCTCTCAACGTTTTCTGGGGGAAAAAGACTGAAGGTCAGTTTAACTACACTTAAAAAGCATCAGAGACAATGGCCTAGTCTGAGACACTTTGAGAAATAAAACAATGATAGGAATAGATTATGACCCATAAATAAGAATCCATGAGTTGATACAAATAAAAGACTGAATAAATAGGGAACTCTCAactattttttgtaatttttaaatgtctgaattaatttcaaaatagttattttaaaaagaaaatgagaaaaggagcCAATCTGAAAGAGCCTCTAATGGCTAAAGCTGGAATAATTTGGGCAACAAAGTAAATGATGACAGTACTGAAATATaacccaaagaataaaataaatacccaTAAGTCTATGGTGACAGaaataaaaaactgaataaatatataaatgagaaaAGACAGATCTTTTTCATAAAAGAGTTACAATTAAATAATACAGAAGGAATATGGGAAATAGAAGCTCATCATTAGGATACTACAGTAATGATTGCTGTAGGCAAGATAACTCTGTGGCTAGAAACAGAGTTTTCACATAGTCTCAAAGTATCTGCCCCAAGACCCTTACTAAGAGTGAATTCACAGCACCCAGTAGATATCCCCGCAAGCCAGTGATGAAGgatgatggcatcaccaaccatAAGACACACCAATGTGATGCACCCCCGATACTGAAGCACTGAGAAGGGCACATCACCTCTGGTGTTCTTACAAAAAATGCATAGTGTGATCATGAGAAAATACCGGATAAAACCAAATTGAGTGACATTCTTCAAAATAACTGGCCAATACacttcaaaagtgtcaaggtctACAAAAGACAAGGGAAGACTGAGGGACTGTCCCAGAT
The sequence above is a segment of the Bos taurus isolate L1 Dominette 01449 registration number 42190680 breed Hereford chromosome 20, ARS-UCD2.0, whole genome shotgun sequence genome. Coding sequences within it:
- the MAP3K1 gene encoding mitogen-activated protein kinase kinase kinase 1 isoform X1, which produces MENKETLKGLHKMDDRPEERMIREKLKATCMPAWKHEWLERRNRRGPVVVKPIPIKGDGSEINNLAAESQGEGPTSAASSTPKGRRSPSPGSSPSGRTVKSESPGVRRKRVSPVPFQSGRITPPRRAPSPDGFSPYSPEETNRRVNKVMRARLYLLQQIGPNSFLIGGDSPDNKYRVFIGPQNCSCGRGTFCIHLLFVMLRVFQLEPSDPMLWRKTLKNFEVESLFQKYHSRRSSRIKAPSRNTIQKFVSRMSNSHTLSSSSTSTSSSENSIKDEEEQMCPICLLGMLDEESLTVCEDGCRNKLHHHCMSIWAEECRRNREPLICPLCRSKWRSHDFYSHELSSPVDSPSPLRAPQQQTTQQHALAGSQRRNQEGSLTLTHYGTQQIPPSYKDLAEPWIQVFGMELVGCLFSRNWNVREMALRRLSHDVSGALLLANGESTGNSGSSSGSGPGAGATSGSSQTSISGDVVEACCNVLSMVCADPVYKVYVAALKTLRAMLVYTPCHSLAERIKLQRLLRPVVDTILVKCADVNSRTSQLSISTLLELCKGQAGELAVGREILKAGSIGIGGVDYVLNCILGNQTESNNWQELLGRLCLIDRLLLEFPAEFYPHIVSTDISQAEPVEVRYKKLLSLLTFALQSIDNSHSMVGKLSRRIYLSSARMVTAVPHVFSKLLEMLNVSSSTHFTRMRRRLMAIADEVEIAEAIQLGVEDTLDGRHDCFLQASAPNSYPEAMDNSSFERMDHLEKPGKGLCATKLSASSEDISDRLASISVGLPNSTTMEQPKPMVQTKGRPHSQCLNASPASPHSQLMFPALSTPSSSTPSVPSGTGTDLSKQRPQGFVPCKMPSASPQTQRKFSLQFQRNCSENKDSDKLSPIFTQSRPLPSSNIHRPKPSRPTPSNTSKQGDASKNSMTLDLNSRSKCDDSFGSSSNSSNAVIPSDETVFTPVEEKCRLDVSTELNSSIEDLLEASMPSSDTTVTFKSEVAVLSPEKDENDDTYKDDVNHNQKCKEKMEAEEEEALAIAMAMSASQDALPVVPQLQVENGEDIIIIQQDTPETLPGHTKAKQPYREDSEWLKGQQIGLGAFSSCYQAQDVGTGTLMAVKQVTYVRNTSSEQEEVVEALREEIRMMSHLNHPNIIRMLGATCEKSNYNLFIEWMAGGSVAHLLSKYGAFKESVVINYTEQLLRGLSYLHENQIIHRDVKGANLLIDSTGQRLRIADFGAAARLASKGTGAGEFQGQLLGTIAFMAPEVLRGQQYGRSCDVWSVGCAIIEMACAKPPWNAEKHSNHLALIFKIASATTAPSIPSHLSPGLRDVALRCLELQPQDRPPSRELLKHPVFRTTW
- the MAP3K1 gene encoding mitogen-activated protein kinase kinase kinase 1; the protein is MAAAAGNRASSSGFPGAGAASPEAGGGRGALKASSAPAAAAGLLREAGSGGRERADWRRRQLRKVRSVELDQLPEPPLFLAASPPSSSTSPSPEPPDAAAGGSGFQPVAVPPPHGAASRGGAHPAEPAAAPDSGAQSPAGAEPGEKRTPAAEPTAAAPAGREMENKETLKGLHKMDDRPEERMIREKLKATCMPAWKHEWLERRNRRGPVVVKPIPIKGDGSEINNLAAESQGEGPTSAASSTPKGRRSPSPGSSPSGRTVKSESPGVRRKRVSPVPFQSGRITPPRRAPSPDGFSPYSPEETNRRVNKVMRARLYLLQQIGPNSFLIGGDSPDNKYRVFIGPQNCSCGRGTFCIHLLFVMLRVFQLEPSDPMLWRKTLKNFEVESLFQKYHSRRSSRIKAPSRNTIQKFVSRMSNSHTLSSSSTSTSSSENSIKDEEEQMCPICLLGMLDEESLTVCEDGCRNKLHHHCMSIWAEECRRNREPLICPLCRSKWRSHDFYSHELSSPVDSPSPLRAPQQQTTQQHALAGSQRRNQEGSLTLTHYGTQQIPPSYKDLAEPWIQVFGMELVGCLFSRNWNVREMALRRLSHDVSGALLLANGESTGNSGSSSGSGPGAGATSGSSQTSISGDVVEACCNVLSMVCADPVYKVYVAALKTLRAMLVYTPCHSLAERIKLQRLLRPVVDTILVKCADVNSRTSQLSISTLLELCKGQAGELAVGREILKAGSIGIGGVDYVLNCILGNQTESNNWQELLGRLCLIDRLLLEFPAEFYPHIVSTDISQAEPVEVRYKKLLSLLTFALQSIDNSHSMVGKLSRRIYLSSARMVTAVPHVFSKLLEMLNVSSSTHFTRMRRRLMAIADEVEIAEAIQLGVEDTLDGRHDCFLQASAPNSYPEAMDNSSFERMDHLEKPGKGLCATKLSASSEDISDRLASISVGLPNSTTMEQPKPMVQTKGRPHSQCLNASPASPHSQLMFPALSTPSSSTPSVPSGTGTDLSKQRPQGFVPCKMPSASPQTQRKFSLQFQRNCSENKDSDKLSPIFTQSRPLPSSNIHRPKPSRPTPSNTSKQGDASKNSMTLDLNSRSKCDDSFGSSSNSSNAVIPSDETVFTPVEEKCRLDVSTELNSSIEDLLEASMPSSDTTVTFKSEVAVLSPEKDENDDTYKDDVNHNQKCKEKMEAEEEEALAIAMAMSASQDALPVVPQLQVENGEDIIIIQQDTPETLPGHTKAKQPYREDSEWLKGQQIGLGAFSSCYQAQDVGTGTLMAVKQVTYVRNTSSEQEEVVEALREEIRMMSHLNHPNIIRMLGATCEKSNYNLFIEWMAGGSVAHLLSKYGAFKESVVINYTEQLLRGLSYLHENQIIHRDVKGANLLIDSTGQRLRIADFGAAARLASKGTGAGEFQGQLLGTIAFMAPEVLRGQQYGRSCDVWSVGCAIIEMACAKPPWNAEKHSNHLALIFKIASATTAPSIPSHLSPGLRDVALRCLELQPQDRPPSRELLKHPVFRTTW